A region of Esox lucius isolate fEsoLuc1 chromosome 3, fEsoLuc1.pri, whole genome shotgun sequence DNA encodes the following proteins:
- the LOC117594149 gene encoding piggyBac transposable element-derived protein 4-like: MSFKQRQLTNEDIVELFFNSDNESEYQSEASDSDSDQELPPNLVAMENPEVTTQILMENGDEDGGRPLVGDVMEVSSSHWKDNSHFTPPVPAIAFDEGQSGVQTSLPSPTEAECFKLFMTEQLVGDIVEETNRYALELQEKTEPGVRGKLVKWVSTSVNEMYTFLVAVLLMGIVRKNSLREYWSSDPMLATPFFATLFSQDRFLVLLRCLHFANNATANLQDPLHKIRRVLSGLTQAFGQVFVPYKDLCIDESLMLWKGRLSFRQYIPSKRHRFGVKFFLLCDVKTGFVQDIIIYTGSTTDIQNYEGLGVSGSVVMTMLAPHLGKGHTLYVDNWYSSPTLFQHLLSNNTGACGTVRSNRKGMPRFSSRKMQKGEVEFLDNGKQLAVKWHDKRDVHVLSTVHTATMSETGRVDHLTGERKVKPDCVQEYNKKMGAVDRVDMVNSFVECARKTTKWYKKIFFHLVDTALFNSHIVHRHLTGKITTEQVVSL; this comes from the coding sequence ATGTCTTTCAAACAGAGACAGCTAACAAATGAAGACATAGTTGAGTTGTTTTTTAATTCTGACAATGAGTCAGAATATCAGAGTGAGGCGTCAGACTCTGACAGTGACCAGGAGCTACCCCCTAATCTTGTGGCTATGGAGAACCCTGAGGTAACCACCCAAATCCTCATGGAAAATGGTGATGAGGATGGAGGCAGGCCACTTGTGGGTGATGTGATGGAAGTCAGCAGCAGCCACTGGAAGGACAACAGTCATTTTACCCCCCCTGTCCCTGCCATTGCCTTTGATGAGGGCCAGTCAGGAGTGCAAACCAGTTTGCCATCTCCCACTGAGGCAGAGTGCTTCAAGCTCTTTATGACAGAGCAGCTGGTTGGAGACATAGTGGAGGAGACCAACCGCTATGCACTGGAGCTGCAGGAGAAGACAGAGCCAGGAGTAAGGGGAAAGCTTGTCAAGTGGGTGTCAACATCTGTTAATGAAATGTATACCTTCTTGGTGGCTGTCCTCCTCATGGGAATAGTGAGGAAGAACTCCCTGAGGGAATATTGGAGTTCAGATCCCATGTTAGCGACACCCTTCTTTGCAACACTCTTTTCCCAAGACCGCTTCTTAGTCCTCCTACGATGCCTGCACTTTGCCAACAACGCCACAGCAAACCTCCAAGATCCCTTGCACAAAATAAGGAGAGTTCTATCAGGACTGACACAAGCATTTGGTCAGGTCTTTGTCCCCTACAAAGATCTGTGCATCGACGAATCCCTAATGCTGTGGAAGGGTAGGTTGTCCTTTCGACAATATATTCCCTCCAAAAGGCACAGGTTCGGGGTCAAATTCTTTCTTCTGTGTGATGTCAAGACaggatttgttcaagacatTATAATATACACAGGGTCCACTACTGACATCCAGAATTATGAGGGTCTTGGTGTGTCTGGATCAGTGGTAATGACCATGTTGGCTCCTCACCTTGGCAAGGGCCACACACTTTATGTTGACAACTGGTACAGCAGTCCAACTCTGTTTCAACATCTCTTGTCTAACAACACTGGGGCCTGTGGCACAGTCAGGAGTAACAGGAAGGGGATGCCAAGATTCAGCAGCAGGAAGATGCAGAAAGGGGAGGTTGAATTCTTGGACAATGGGAAACAGCTAGCTGTGAAGTGGCATGACAAGAGGGATGTTCATGTCCTCTCCACTGTCCATACTGCCACCATGTCAGAAACCGGAAGGGTCGACCACctgacaggagagaggaaggtgaAACCTGACTGTGTGCAGGAGTACAATAAAAAGATGGGAGCTGTTGATAGGGTTGACATGGTCAACAGCTTTGTGGAGTGTGCCCGCAAAACCACCAAGTGGTACAAGAAGATATTCTTCCATCTTGTGGACACTGCACTCTTCAACAGCCATATTGTACATCGCCATCTGACCGGTAAGATAACAACTGAACAAGTTGTTTCTTTGTAA